Proteins found in one Triticum urartu cultivar G1812 chromosome 4, Tu2.1, whole genome shotgun sequence genomic segment:
- the LOC125551402 gene encoding uncharacterized protein LOC125551402, whose translation MRRCRDAGDRRRHRGSPGRHRRRCLGYVVEYQNAAVADHQDDTSFPSLHHTPPARSRRALIAIDDPLHPTCPGPDAATYQAPPQLHRSKVQRVPSPLIYDCGSRRVCGTGGERSRLVEKLIHDVCVSPWSSGVSSRRSGVPGPYSLQGACRMVWQNGVTSQGFLSRPHTVEPPAYPSHR comes from the exons ATGAGACGATGCCGCGACGCCGGCGACCGCCGCCGCCATCGCGGATCACCAGGACGCCACCGCCGCCGGTGCCTCGGATACGTCGTGGAATACCAGAACGCGGCCGTCGCGGATCACCAGGACGACACCTCCTTCCCCTCACTCCACCACACACCGCCTGCCAGATCTCGCCGTGCATTGATAGCCATCGACGACCCACTCCACCCTACCTGCCCCGGCCCTGACGCCGCCACATACCAAGCGCCGCCACAGCTGCATCGATCTAAGGTGCAACGCGTCCCATCACCACTGATCTATGATTGTGGTTCGAGACGGGTCTGCGGCACCGGCGGCGAGAGGAGCCGCCTGGTTGAGAAGCTCATCCATGACGTTTGTGTCAGCCCGTGGTCGTCCGGCGTGTCAAGCCGTCGATCTGGAGTCCCAGGTCCATACTCTCTGCAG GGTGCTTGCAGAATGGTGTGGCAAAATGGAGTAACATCACAGGGCTTCTTGTCGCGCCCACACACCGTGGAGCCGCCAGCCTACCCGAGCCACCGTTGA